One genomic region from Streptomyces venezuelae encodes:
- a CDS encoding ATP-binding cassette domain-containing protein translates to MSVEIELRAARVRYGPLEALHGLDLPVPAGTVTVLLGRNGAGRSTALRALAGTVGLSSGRVLWRGADVTRLPPHERARRGLCFVPDLRAVYEGLTVAENLALTVPAGAPAPYPELVPLLSRPAGTLSGGERRMLALSRALLRPARVVLVDEPSLGMAPPVAARTYGLLAALAVERGAAVVLAEQRVPEGLPGGSLVHELRRGSRASSGEPHEYARGATP, encoded by the coding sequence ATGAGCGTGGAGATCGAACTGCGCGCGGCCCGGGTCCGCTACGGCCCCCTGGAGGCCCTGCACGGCCTCGACCTGCCCGTGCCCGCCGGCACCGTCACCGTGCTCCTGGGGCGCAACGGCGCGGGCCGCAGCACGGCCCTGCGGGCCCTCGCCGGCACGGTCGGGCTCTCCTCCGGCCGGGTCCTGTGGCGCGGCGCCGACGTCACCCGGCTCCCGCCGCACGAGCGGGCGCGCCGCGGGCTCTGCTTCGTACCGGATCTGCGGGCGGTGTACGAGGGGCTCACCGTCGCCGAGAACCTCGCGCTCACCGTGCCGGCCGGCGCCCCCGCCCCGTACCCCGAGCTCGTCCCCCTCCTGTCCCGGCCCGCCGGGACCCTCTCCGGTGGGGAGCGCCGGATGCTGGCCCTGTCGCGTGCCCTGCTGAGGCCCGCGCGCGTGGTGCTGGTCGACGAGCCGTCGCTCGGCATGGCCCCGCCGGTCGCGGCCCGTACGTACGGGCTGCTCGCGGCGCTCGCCGTGGAGCGCGGGGCGGCCGTGGTCCTGGCCGAGCAGCGCGTACCGGAGGGCCTGCCGGGCGGCTCGCTCGTCCACGAGCTGCGACGCGGCTCCCGCGCGTCCAGCGGGGAGCCGCACGAGTACGCCCGAGGCGCCACGCCCTGA
- a CDS encoding transglycosylase family protein: MSKIRFWTAGSVVAAAAALITLTPVPAHAKDVSDGPWDAAVAAAVSGAVSSSADAVRAAAGVPGYACAVDQWPWGCVAECESSGRWHINTGNGFYGGLQFWQPTWVEHGGTKYAPRADLATRPQQITIAEEVLRTQGWGAWPVCSKRYGLSGRVHTVQPGDSLGSIARRFAVKGGWQALYAANRSLIGPDPNRIVVGTMLRIAPL, translated from the coding sequence ATGTCGAAGATCCGATTTTGGACGGCCGGTTCCGTGGTGGCCGCGGCGGCGGCGCTGATCACCCTGACGCCGGTCCCGGCTCACGCCAAGGACGTGTCCGACGGGCCGTGGGACGCGGCCGTGGCCGCCGCGGTCTCCGGGGCCGTCTCGTCCTCCGCGGACGCCGTGCGGGCCGCGGCGGGCGTGCCCGGCTACGCCTGCGCCGTCGACCAGTGGCCGTGGGGCTGCGTCGCCGAGTGCGAGAGCAGCGGCCGCTGGCACATCAACACCGGCAACGGCTTCTACGGGGGGCTCCAGTTCTGGCAGCCGACCTGGGTCGAGCACGGCGGCACGAAGTACGCCCCGCGGGCAGACCTGGCGACCCGCCCGCAGCAGATCACGATCGCGGAGGAGGTCCTGCGCACGCAGGGCTGGGGCGCCTGGCCCGTCTGCTCCAAGCGGTACGGGCTCAGCGGTCGCGTCCACACCGTCCAGCCGGGGGACTCGCTCGGCTCCATCGCCCGGCGCTTCGCCGTCAAGGGCGGCTGGCAGGCGCTCTACGCGGCGAACCGGAGCCTCATCGGGCCCGACCCGAACCGGATCGTCGTCGGCACCATGCTGCGGATCGCGCCGCTCTGA
- the aroH gene encoding chorismate mutase has translation MAVRAVRGAVQLERDEAGHMREQVEELLTAVLARNELTADDLISIWFTATPDLHSDFPAAAARDLGIVDVPLICAQELDIEGAMPRVVRLLAHVETELPKSRIAHVYLGAAAALRKDIAQ, from the coding sequence GTGGCGGTACGAGCGGTCCGAGGAGCCGTCCAGCTGGAGCGGGACGAGGCCGGACACATGCGCGAGCAGGTCGAGGAGCTGCTCACCGCCGTCCTCGCGCGCAACGAACTCACGGCCGACGACCTCATCAGCATCTGGTTCACGGCCACCCCCGACCTGCACAGCGACTTCCCCGCCGCCGCTGCCCGGGACCTCGGGATCGTCGACGTGCCCCTGATCTGCGCCCAGGAGCTCGACATAGAGGGCGCGATGCCGAGGGTCGTCCGGCTCCTCGCCCACGTCGAGACCGAACTGCCCAAGTCCCGGATCGCGCACGTCTACCTCGGCGCCGCGGCCGCCCTGCGCAAGGACATCGCCCAGTGA
- a CDS encoding lysophospholipid acyltransferase family protein codes for MYGFWKPRVLGAWRVPASGPVIFAVNHAHNIDGPMLMGTAPRPVHFLIKKEAFVGPLGPFLEGIGQLKVDRESTDRNAIANALGVLEQGGVLGIFPEGTRGEGDFASLRAGLAYFAVRSGAPIVPVAVLGSTERRGRLVKALPPLRGRVDVVFGDAFEAGDGSGRRTRKALDEATVRIQGQLTAHLENARRLTGR; via the coding sequence ATGTACGGCTTCTGGAAGCCGCGTGTCCTCGGCGCCTGGCGGGTGCCGGCCTCCGGCCCCGTCATCTTCGCCGTCAACCACGCGCACAACATCGACGGCCCCATGCTCATGGGCACCGCTCCGCGCCCGGTGCACTTCCTCATCAAGAAGGAAGCCTTCGTCGGGCCGCTCGGGCCTTTCCTGGAGGGCATCGGGCAGCTCAAGGTCGACCGCGAAAGCACCGACCGGAACGCGATAGCCAACGCCCTGGGTGTCCTGGAGCAGGGCGGCGTCCTCGGGATCTTCCCCGAGGGCACCCGCGGCGAGGGCGACTTCGCCTCGCTCCGCGCCGGCCTGGCGTACTTCGCCGTCCGCAGCGGCGCGCCGATCGTCCCGGTCGCCGTCCTGGGAAGCACCGAGCGCCGCGGACGGTTGGTCAAGGCACTGCCTCCGCTGCGCGGCCGCGTCGACGTCGTCTTCGGCGACGCCTTCGAGGCGGGCGACGGCTCCGGCCGCCGCACTCGCAAGGCGCTCGACGAGGCCACCGTACGGATCCAGGGGCAGCTCACCGCTCACCTGGAAAACGCCAGGCGCCTCACCGGGCGCTGA
- a CDS encoding prephenate dehydrogenase, whose protein sequence is MRTALVIGTGLIGTSAAIALAARGVTVHLRDHDPARARTAAALGAGTDEAPEGRVDLAIVAVPPAHVAVTLAEAMSAGLARGYLDVASVKGGPKRELEARGLDLTAYIGSHPMSGKERSGPLAATADLFEGRPWVLTPTRDTDTEVLNLALELVALCRAVPVVMDADAHDRAVALVSHTPQLVSSMVAARLEEADESAVRLCGQGIRDVTRIAASDPRMWVEILSANPGPVADVLSGVAADLDETVRALRSLQSADEDKRRDGASGVEDVLRRGNAGRARVPGKHGAAPTAYETVAVLISDQPGELARIFADAGRAGVNIEDVRIEHATGQQAGLVQLMVDPTAAPALSASLQERGWALRTT, encoded by the coding sequence GTGAGAACAGCGCTCGTCATCGGCACCGGACTGATCGGCACCTCCGCAGCGATCGCCCTGGCGGCCCGGGGCGTCACGGTCCACCTCCGCGACCACGACCCGGCGCGCGCCCGGACCGCCGCCGCGCTCGGCGCGGGCACCGACGAGGCGCCCGAAGGGCGCGTGGACCTCGCGATCGTCGCCGTACCCCCCGCGCACGTCGCCGTCACCCTCGCCGAGGCGATGTCGGCCGGCCTCGCGCGCGGCTACCTGGACGTGGCGAGCGTCAAGGGCGGACCGAAGCGGGAGCTGGAGGCGCGGGGCCTCGACCTCACCGCGTACATCGGTTCGCACCCGATGTCCGGCAAGGAGCGTTCGGGCCCGCTCGCGGCGACCGCGGACCTCTTCGAGGGGCGGCCGTGGGTCCTCACCCCCACCCGGGACACCGACACCGAGGTCCTCAACCTCGCCCTGGAGCTCGTCGCCCTCTGCCGGGCCGTGCCCGTCGTCATGGACGCCGACGCCCACGACCGGGCCGTCGCCCTCGTCTCCCACACCCCCCAGCTGGTGTCGTCGATGGTCGCCGCGCGCCTGGAGGAGGCCGACGAGTCGGCCGTACGGCTCTGCGGTCAGGGCATCCGGGACGTCACGCGGATCGCCGCCTCCGATCCGCGCATGTGGGTCGAGATCCTCTCCGCGAACCCGGGTCCCGTCGCCGACGTCCTCTCGGGCGTCGCCGCCGACCTGGACGAGACGGTCCGCGCGCTGCGGTCGCTGCAGTCCGCGGACGAGGACAAGCGCCGGGACGGCGCGTCCGGCGTCGAGGACGTCCTGCGCCGGGGGAACGCCGGGCGGGCCCGCGTCCCCGGCAAGCACGGCGCCGCGCCCACGGCCTACGAGACCGTCGCGGTCCTCATCAGCGACCAGCCGGGCGAGCTGGCCCGGATCTTCGCGGACGCGGGGCGGGCGGGGGTCAACATCGAGGACGTCCGCATCGAGCACGCGACCGGGCAGCAGGCGGGCCTGGTCCAACTGATGGTCGACCCGACGGCGGCCCCGGCTCTGAGCGCATCCCTCCAGGAACGAGGCTGGGCCCTCCGCACCACGTGA
- the der gene encoding ribosome biogenesis GTPase Der has protein sequence MNDQHDHGALGDAEYAEFMELASEEGFDVEEVEGAIEEAGHGPLPVLAVVGRPNVGKSTLVNRIIGRREAVVEDKPGVTRDRVTYEAEWAGRRFKVVDTGGWEQDVLGIDASVAAQAEFAIEAADACLFVVDATVGATDTDEAVVKLLRRAGKPVVLAANKVDGQSGEADAAMLWSLGLGEPFPVSSLHGRGTGDLLDEVLKKLPEAPEQRFGNAVGGPRRIALIGRPNVGKSSLLNKVANEDRVVVNELAGTTRDPVDELIELGGVTWKFVDTAGIRKKVHLQSGADYYASLRTAAAIEKAEVAVILIDTTDKISVQDQRIITMAVESGRAIVIAYNKWDELDEERRYYLEREIETEMQQVVWAPRVNVSAKTGRHMDKLVPAIETALAGWETRVPTGRLNAFLGEIVAAHPHPIRGGKQPRILFGTQAGTKPPRFVLFASGFLEAGYRRFIERRLREEFGFEGTPIHISVRVREKRGRKK, from the coding sequence ATGAACGACCAGCACGACCACGGGGCACTTGGCGACGCCGAGTACGCGGAGTTCATGGAGCTCGCCTCGGAAGAAGGCTTCGACGTCGAAGAGGTCGAGGGCGCGATCGAGGAGGCCGGGCACGGCCCGCTCCCCGTCCTCGCCGTCGTCGGCCGCCCGAACGTCGGCAAGTCGACCCTGGTGAACCGCATCATCGGCCGCCGCGAGGCCGTCGTCGAGGACAAGCCGGGCGTCACCCGTGACCGCGTCACCTACGAGGCCGAATGGGCCGGGCGCCGCTTCAAGGTCGTCGACACCGGCGGCTGGGAGCAGGACGTCCTCGGCATCGACGCCTCCGTCGCCGCCCAGGCCGAGTTCGCCATCGAGGCCGCCGACGCCTGCCTCTTCGTCGTCGACGCCACCGTCGGCGCCACCGACACCGACGAGGCCGTCGTCAAGCTGCTCCGCCGCGCCGGGAAGCCGGTCGTCCTCGCCGCCAACAAGGTCGACGGACAGTCCGGCGAGGCCGACGCCGCCATGCTCTGGTCCCTGGGCCTCGGCGAGCCGTTCCCCGTCTCCTCGCTGCACGGCCGCGGCACCGGCGACCTCCTCGACGAGGTCCTGAAGAAGCTGCCCGAGGCCCCCGAGCAGCGCTTCGGCAACGCCGTCGGCGGCCCGCGCCGCATCGCCCTCATCGGCCGCCCGAACGTCGGCAAGTCCTCGCTGCTCAACAAGGTGGCGAACGAGGACCGCGTCGTCGTCAACGAGCTGGCCGGCACCACCCGCGACCCGGTCGACGAGCTGATCGAGCTCGGCGGCGTGACGTGGAAGTTCGTCGACACCGCCGGCATCCGCAAGAAGGTCCACCTCCAGTCGGGCGCGGACTACTACGCCTCCCTGCGGACCGCGGCCGCCATCGAGAAGGCGGAGGTGGCCGTCATCCTCATCGACACCACCGACAAGATCTCGGTCCAGGACCAGCGCATCATCACGATGGCGGTCGAGTCGGGCCGCGCCATCGTCATCGCCTACAACAAGTGGGACGAGCTCGACGAGGAGCGCCGCTACTACCTCGAGCGCGAGATCGAGACCGAGATGCAGCAGGTCGTCTGGGCACCCCGGGTCAACGTCTCCGCCAAGACCGGCCGCCACATGGACAAGCTGGTCCCGGCGATCGAGACCGCCCTCGCCGGCTGGGAGACCCGCGTCCCCACCGGCCGGCTGAACGCCTTCCTCGGTGAGATCGTCGCGGCCCACCCGCACCCGATCCGCGGCGGCAAGCAGCCCCGCATCCTCTTCGGTACGCAGGCCGGCACCAAGCCGCCGCGGTTCGTGCTTTTCGCCTCGGGCTTCCTGGAGGCCGGCTACCGGCGCTTCATCGAGCGCCGTCTGCGCGAGGAGTTCGGCTTCGAGGGCACCCCGATCCACATCTCGGTGCGCGTGCGCGAGAAGCGCGGTCGTAAGAAGTAG
- the cmk gene encoding (d)CMP kinase, whose product MGACGRGWGRTGAGDSVTLWRCPHLGEALSLTQEGVPTVESVIVAIDGPSGTGKSSTSKAVAAKLGLSYLDTGAQYRAITWWMISNGVDVTDAEAVANAASKPVIVSGTDPGRPTITVDGADAAGPIRTEEVTSKVSAVSAVPEVRSLITELQRSIARSAEHGIVVEGRDIGTTVLPDADLKIFLTASPEARAARRSGELKGADVHATKEALIKRDTADSSRKTSPLAKAGDAVEVDTTDLTLDQVIECVVTLVDEKRTAAK is encoded by the coding sequence ATGGGTGCTTGCGGCCGTGGGTGGGGCCGAACGGGTGCTGGGGACTCGGTAACCTTGTGGAGGTGCCCGCATCTCGGCGAGGCCCTATCGCTCACCCAGGAAGGTGTTCCCACCGTGGAATCCGTGATCGTCGCCATCGACGGGCCGTCCGGCACGGGCAAGTCGAGCACCTCGAAGGCGGTCGCCGCCAAGCTGGGGCTGAGCTACCTCGACACCGGCGCCCAGTACCGGGCGATCACCTGGTGGATGATCAGCAACGGCGTCGACGTGACCGACGCCGAGGCCGTCGCCAACGCCGCCTCCAAGCCGGTCATCGTCTCCGGCACCGACCCGGGCCGCCCCACGATCACCGTGGACGGTGCCGACGCCGCCGGTCCCATCCGTACGGAAGAGGTCACCTCCAAGGTCAGCGCCGTCAGCGCCGTCCCCGAGGTGCGGAGCCTGATCACGGAGCTCCAGCGGTCCATCGCCCGCAGCGCCGAGCACGGCATCGTCGTCGAGGGCCGGGACATCGGCACCACCGTCCTGCCGGACGCCGACCTGAAGATCTTCCTCACCGCCTCGCCCGAGGCCCGTGCCGCCCGCCGCTCCGGCGAGCTCAAGGGCGCCGACGTGCACGCGACGAAGGAAGCCCTGATCAAGCGGGACACGGCCGACTCCAGCCGTAAGACCTCCCCGCTCGCGAAGGCCGGCGACGCCGTCGAGGTCGACACCACCGACCTCACCCTGGACCAGGTCATCGAGTGCGTCGTCACCCTCGTGGACGAGAAGAGGACGGCCGCCAAGTGA